One Etheostoma cragini isolate CJK2018 chromosome 6, CSU_Ecrag_1.0, whole genome shotgun sequence DNA window includes the following coding sequences:
- the esrp1 gene encoding epithelial splicing regulatory protein 1 isoform X4, with amino-acid sequence MTAQVDYLVVIFTATSGASGELLGSDEKELVQLVWQLVDVKNKKLGKLNELLIKPDLSDLTEQNDEEDVVEESVEEDNRSGADNVFTATSLETALNLFHLQLTNEVNSTGAGTSVCLCTDGQLHIRQVIHPEAASKNILVPDCFYSFFDLRKEFKKHFPASDLKALNVHIMAESLSIPVDVPAIWDPSATLDPSAILPAEIAVQQTQIMGSIALALLSEPFNHTFSTQERVSEKFESGTCKMEKVCDNTVIRARGLPWQSSDQDIARFFRGLNIAKGGAALCLNAQGRRNGEALVRFVSEDHRDLALQRHKHHMGNRYIEVYKATGEDFLKIAGGTSNEVAMFLSREDQIIVRMRGLPFIATHEQVLNFFSPDEGLKDMCPVSGGKDGILFVRYPDGRPTGDAFVLFACEEHAQCALRKHKEILGRRYIELFKSTAAEVQQVLNRYSSAPLIPVAPAPLVSMLPTVSLLPSPGGVRDCLRLRGLPYTASIEDILTFLGEFTHDIRPHGVHMVLNQQGRPSGDCFIQMTSAERAIQASQRLHKHVISSQRGANSRYVEVFSCSAEEMGLVLMGGSLSHTHTHTHTRNRSGTGLSPPPCKSRRLSPSAYSFAPAPPVMSTEATAALYPPMGQMLLAPRHLPPGHAYYPAAAQLYMNYAAYYPSPPGSPTTLGFFPSPSSLSSLASSGGLIRMPGLTYSSNGVKDLINAVQAYQSPVESVSLLSSSLIGQSSGGDAPLMSLPALMTKPAGQYLDLNLL; translated from the exons atGACGGCGCAGGTAGACTACCTGGTGGTGATTTTCACCGCCACATCTGGCGCGAGCGGAGAGTTGCTGGGATCTGACGAGAAGGAACTAGTGCAGTTGGTTTGGCAGCTGGTGGATGTAAAGaacaaaaag TTGGGCAAGCTAAATGAGCTTCTCATTAAGCCGGACCTCTCAGACTTGACAGAGCAAAACGATGAGGAGGACGTGGTGGAGGAAAGCGTGGAAGAGGACAATAGATCCGGAGCAGATAATGTCTTTACAGCCACAAGTCTAGAGACAGCATTAAACCTG TTTCATCTACAACTGACAAACGAGGTGAACAGCACGGGCGCAGGcacgtctgtgtgtttgtgtacagacGGGCAGCTCCACATCCGTCAAGTGATTCACCCTGAGGCTGCAAGCAAG AACATCCTGGTCCCAGACTGTTTCTACTCATTCTTTGACCTTCGGAAAGAGTTCAAGAAGCACTTCCCCGCATCCGACCTCAAGgctttgaatgtacacatcATGGCAGAGT CTCTTAGTATACCTGTTGATGTGCCCGCCATATGGGACCCCTCAGCCACCCTGGATCCATCAGCCATATTGCCTGCAGAAATAGCAGTACAGCAGACCCAGATTATGGGCAGTATTGCCCTTGCCCTGCTTTCTGAGCCATTTA ACCACACATTTTCTACACAAGAGAGAGTTAGTGAGAAGTTTGAGTCTGGCACTTG taAGATGGAGAAAGTCTGTGACAACACAGTGATCAGAGCCAGAGGGTTGCCATGGCAGTCTTCTGACCAGGACATTGCTCGATTCTTCAGAGGACTCAACATTGCAAA AGGAGGAGCTGCATTGTGTCTTAATGCTCAGGGGAGGAGGAACGGAGAAGCTCTTGTTCGTTTTGTCAGTGAAGATCACAGAGACCTGGCcctgcagagacacaaacaccACATGGGCAACAGATACATAGAG GTTTACAAAGCAACAGGAGAGGACTTCCTGAAGATAGCAGGAG GTACCTCCAATGAGGTTGCAATGTTCCTGTCTCGTGAGGACCAGATCATAGTGAGGATGCGAGGTCTTCCTTTCATAGCCACACATGAGCAGGTGCTGAACTTCTTCTCCCCGGACGAGGGCCTTAAAGACATGTGTCCGGTCAGCGGAGGAAAGGATGGCATCCTATTTGTTCGCTATCCAGACGGGCGTCCCACTGGCGAtgcctttgttttatttgcctgtGAGGAACACGCCCAGTGTGCTCTGAGGAAACACAAGGAAATCCTGGGGAGAAGATATATTGAGTTGTTCAAAAGTACAGCAGCAGAGGTCCAACAG gtatTAAACCGGTACTCGTCAGCCCCTCTGATCCCCGTGGCCCCTGCCCCCTTGGTGTCCATGCTGCCCACAGTGTCACTCCTGCCCTCTCCTGGTGGTGTGAGGGACTGCCTGAGGCTGAGGGGGCTGCCGTACACAGCGAGCATAGAGGACATCCTCACCTTCCTGGGCGAGTTTACACACGATATCAGACCACATGGTGTGCACATGGTCCTTAACCAGCAG GGTCGTCCATCAGGTGACTGCTTCATCCAGATGACCTCAGCAGAGCGGGCTATTCAGGCATCACAGCGGCTCCACAAGCATGTCATCTCCAGCCAGCGGGGGGCCAACAGCCGCTACGTGGAGGTGTTCTCCTGCAGCGCAGAGGAGATGGGCCTGGTGCTGATGGGAGGctcgctctcacacacacatacacacacacacacccggaACAGGAGTGGGACAGGGCTCAGCCCGCCGCCATGTAAGTCAAGAC GTTTATCTCCATCAGCCTACTCCTTCGCCCCTGCTCCACCTGTCATGTCTACAGAGGCTACTGCTGCCCTCTACCCTCCCATGGGTCAGATGTTGCTGGCCCCACGCCACCTGCCACCAGGACATGCCTACTACCCAGCCGCAGCTCAGCTATACATGAACTATGCTGCTTACTACCCTAG TCCACCTGGCTCACCTACCACCTTAGGTTtcttcccctccccctcttccctttCCTCGCTCGCCTCCTCAGGGGGGTTGATTCGCATGCCAGGTCTGACCTACAGCAGCAATGGAGTCAAAGACCTCATTAATGCAGTGCAGGCATACCAG AGTCCTGTGGAGTCTGTGTCTCTCCTGAGCAGCAGTCTGATTGGTCAGTCCAGTGGCGGTGATGCTCCTCTCATGTCCCTCCCTGCTCTAATGACCAAGCCGGCGGGGCAGTACCTGGACCTGAACCTGCTGTAG
- the esrp1 gene encoding epithelial splicing regulatory protein 1 isoform X5 yields MTAQVDYLVVIFTATSGASGELLGSDEKELVQLVWQLVDVKNKKLGKLNELLIKPDLSDLTEQNDEEDVVEESVEEDNRSGADNVFTATSLETALNLFHLQLTNEVNSTGAGTSVCLCTDGQLHIRQVIHPEAASKNILVPDCFYSFFDLRKEFKKHFPASDLKALNVHIMAESLSIPVDVPAIWDPSATLDPSAILPAEIAVQQTQIMGSIALALLSEPFNHTFSTQERVSEKFESGTCSKMEKVCDNTVIRARGLPWQSSDQDIARFFRGLNIAKGGAALCLNAQGRRNGEALVRFVSEDHRDLALQRHKHHMGNRYIEVYKATGEDFLKIAGGTSNEVAMFLSREDQIIVRMRGLPFIATHEQVLNFFSPDEGLKDMCPVSGGKDGILFVRYPDGRPTGDAFVLFACEEHAQCALRKHKEILGRRYIELFKSTAAEVQQVLNRYSSAPLIPVAPAPLVSMLPTVSLLPSPGGVRDCLRLRGLPYTASIEDILTFLGEFTHDIRPHGVHMVLNQQGRPSGDCFIQMTSAERAIQASQRLHKHVISSQRGANSRYVEVFSCSAEEMGLVLMGGSLSHTHTHTHTRNRSGTGLSPPPCLSPSAYSFAPAPPVMSTEATAALYPPMGQMLLAPRHLPPGHAYYPAAAQLYMNYAAYYPSPPGNYYTHDNNLNCFVRACFCPAPTKTSHEIFNQTCLVTDLLYMVITQKMNHFQTIIKKDLRADGFLVRQCLLAGCVLLQKKRIYIFDFQSILFP; encoded by the exons atGACGGCGCAGGTAGACTACCTGGTGGTGATTTTCACCGCCACATCTGGCGCGAGCGGAGAGTTGCTGGGATCTGACGAGAAGGAACTAGTGCAGTTGGTTTGGCAGCTGGTGGATGTAAAGaacaaaaag TTGGGCAAGCTAAATGAGCTTCTCATTAAGCCGGACCTCTCAGACTTGACAGAGCAAAACGATGAGGAGGACGTGGTGGAGGAAAGCGTGGAAGAGGACAATAGATCCGGAGCAGATAATGTCTTTACAGCCACAAGTCTAGAGACAGCATTAAACCTG TTTCATCTACAACTGACAAACGAGGTGAACAGCACGGGCGCAGGcacgtctgtgtgtttgtgtacagacGGGCAGCTCCACATCCGTCAAGTGATTCACCCTGAGGCTGCAAGCAAG AACATCCTGGTCCCAGACTGTTTCTACTCATTCTTTGACCTTCGGAAAGAGTTCAAGAAGCACTTCCCCGCATCCGACCTCAAGgctttgaatgtacacatcATGGCAGAGT CTCTTAGTATACCTGTTGATGTGCCCGCCATATGGGACCCCTCAGCCACCCTGGATCCATCAGCCATATTGCCTGCAGAAATAGCAGTACAGCAGACCCAGATTATGGGCAGTATTGCCCTTGCCCTGCTTTCTGAGCCATTTA ACCACACATTTTCTACACAAGAGAGAGTTAGTGAGAAGTTTGAGTCTGGCACTTG cagtaAGATGGAGAAAGTCTGTGACAACACAGTGATCAGAGCCAGAGGGTTGCCATGGCAGTCTTCTGACCAGGACATTGCTCGATTCTTCAGAGGACTCAACATTGCAAA AGGAGGAGCTGCATTGTGTCTTAATGCTCAGGGGAGGAGGAACGGAGAAGCTCTTGTTCGTTTTGTCAGTGAAGATCACAGAGACCTGGCcctgcagagacacaaacaccACATGGGCAACAGATACATAGAG GTTTACAAAGCAACAGGAGAGGACTTCCTGAAGATAGCAGGAG GTACCTCCAATGAGGTTGCAATGTTCCTGTCTCGTGAGGACCAGATCATAGTGAGGATGCGAGGTCTTCCTTTCATAGCCACACATGAGCAGGTGCTGAACTTCTTCTCCCCGGACGAGGGCCTTAAAGACATGTGTCCGGTCAGCGGAGGAAAGGATGGCATCCTATTTGTTCGCTATCCAGACGGGCGTCCCACTGGCGAtgcctttgttttatttgcctgtGAGGAACACGCCCAGTGTGCTCTGAGGAAACACAAGGAAATCCTGGGGAGAAGATATATTGAGTTGTTCAAAAGTACAGCAGCAGAGGTCCAACAG gtatTAAACCGGTACTCGTCAGCCCCTCTGATCCCCGTGGCCCCTGCCCCCTTGGTGTCCATGCTGCCCACAGTGTCACTCCTGCCCTCTCCTGGTGGTGTGAGGGACTGCCTGAGGCTGAGGGGGCTGCCGTACACAGCGAGCATAGAGGACATCCTCACCTTCCTGGGCGAGTTTACACACGATATCAGACCACATGGTGTGCACATGGTCCTTAACCAGCAG GGTCGTCCATCAGGTGACTGCTTCATCCAGATGACCTCAGCAGAGCGGGCTATTCAGGCATCACAGCGGCTCCACAAGCATGTCATCTCCAGCCAGCGGGGGGCCAACAGCCGCTACGTGGAGGTGTTCTCCTGCAGCGCAGAGGAGATGGGCCTGGTGCTGATGGGAGGctcgctctcacacacacatacacacacacacacccggaACAGGAGTGGGACAGGGCTCAGCCCGCCGCCAT GTTTATCTCCATCAGCCTACTCCTTCGCCCCTGCTCCACCTGTCATGTCTACAGAGGCTACTGCTGCCCTCTACCCTCCCATGGGTCAGATGTTGCTGGCCCCACGCCACCTGCCACCAGGACATGCCTACTACCCAGCCGCAGCTCAGCTATACATGAACTATGCTGCTTACTACCCTAG TCCTCCTGGCAATTATTATACTCATGATAATAATTTGAATTGCTTTGTGAGAGCTTGCTTTTGTCCAGCCCCCACAAAAACGTCACATGAAATTTTCAATCAGACGTGCTTAGTTACAGATTTACTGTACATGGtaatcacacaaaaaatgaacCACTTCCAGACTatcataaaaaaagatttgagagCTGACGGATTTCTTGTTAGACAGTGTTTACTTGCGGGATGTGTGCTGCTTCAAAAAAAACGTATTTACATCTTTGATTTTCAGAGCATTCTGTTTCCATAG
- the esrp1 gene encoding epithelial splicing regulatory protein 1 isoform X3: MTAQVDYLVVIFTATSGASGELLGSDEKELVQLVWQLVDVKNKKLGKLNELLIKPDLSDLTEQNDEEDVVEESVEEDNRSGADNVFTATSLETALNLFHLQLTNEVNSTGAGTSVCLCTDGQLHIRQVIHPEAASKNILVPDCFYSFFDLRKEFKKHFPASDLKALNVHIMAESLSIPVDVPAIWDPSATLDPSAILPAEIAVQQTQIMGSIALALLSEPFNHTFSTQERVSEKFESGTCKMEKVCDNTVIRARGLPWQSSDQDIARFFRGLNIAKGGAALCLNAQGRRNGEALVRFVSEDHRDLALQRHKHHMGNRYIEVYKATGEDFLKIAGGTSNEVAMFLSREDQIIVRMRGLPFIATHEQVLNFFSPDEGLKDMCPVSGGKDGILFVRYPDGRPTGDAFVLFACEEHAQCALRKHKEILGRRYIELFKSTAAEVQQVLNRYSSAPLIPVAPAPLVSMLPTVSLLPSPGGVRDCLRLRGLPYTASIEDILTFLGEFTHDIRPHGVHMVLNQQGRPSGDCFIQMTSAERAIQASQRLHKHVISSQRGANSRYVEVFSCSAEEMGLVLMGGSLSHTHTHTHTRNRSGTGLSPPPCKSRRLSPSAYSFAPAPPVMSTEATAALYPPMGQMLLAPRHLPPGHAYYPAAAQLYMNYAAYYPSPPGNYYTHDNNLNCFVRACFCPAPTKTSHEIFNQTCLVTDLLYMVITQKMNHFQTIIKKDLRADGFLVRQCLLAGCVLLQKKRIYIFDFQSILFP, translated from the exons atGACGGCGCAGGTAGACTACCTGGTGGTGATTTTCACCGCCACATCTGGCGCGAGCGGAGAGTTGCTGGGATCTGACGAGAAGGAACTAGTGCAGTTGGTTTGGCAGCTGGTGGATGTAAAGaacaaaaag TTGGGCAAGCTAAATGAGCTTCTCATTAAGCCGGACCTCTCAGACTTGACAGAGCAAAACGATGAGGAGGACGTGGTGGAGGAAAGCGTGGAAGAGGACAATAGATCCGGAGCAGATAATGTCTTTACAGCCACAAGTCTAGAGACAGCATTAAACCTG TTTCATCTACAACTGACAAACGAGGTGAACAGCACGGGCGCAGGcacgtctgtgtgtttgtgtacagacGGGCAGCTCCACATCCGTCAAGTGATTCACCCTGAGGCTGCAAGCAAG AACATCCTGGTCCCAGACTGTTTCTACTCATTCTTTGACCTTCGGAAAGAGTTCAAGAAGCACTTCCCCGCATCCGACCTCAAGgctttgaatgtacacatcATGGCAGAGT CTCTTAGTATACCTGTTGATGTGCCCGCCATATGGGACCCCTCAGCCACCCTGGATCCATCAGCCATATTGCCTGCAGAAATAGCAGTACAGCAGACCCAGATTATGGGCAGTATTGCCCTTGCCCTGCTTTCTGAGCCATTTA ACCACACATTTTCTACACAAGAGAGAGTTAGTGAGAAGTTTGAGTCTGGCACTTG taAGATGGAGAAAGTCTGTGACAACACAGTGATCAGAGCCAGAGGGTTGCCATGGCAGTCTTCTGACCAGGACATTGCTCGATTCTTCAGAGGACTCAACATTGCAAA AGGAGGAGCTGCATTGTGTCTTAATGCTCAGGGGAGGAGGAACGGAGAAGCTCTTGTTCGTTTTGTCAGTGAAGATCACAGAGACCTGGCcctgcagagacacaaacaccACATGGGCAACAGATACATAGAG GTTTACAAAGCAACAGGAGAGGACTTCCTGAAGATAGCAGGAG GTACCTCCAATGAGGTTGCAATGTTCCTGTCTCGTGAGGACCAGATCATAGTGAGGATGCGAGGTCTTCCTTTCATAGCCACACATGAGCAGGTGCTGAACTTCTTCTCCCCGGACGAGGGCCTTAAAGACATGTGTCCGGTCAGCGGAGGAAAGGATGGCATCCTATTTGTTCGCTATCCAGACGGGCGTCCCACTGGCGAtgcctttgttttatttgcctgtGAGGAACACGCCCAGTGTGCTCTGAGGAAACACAAGGAAATCCTGGGGAGAAGATATATTGAGTTGTTCAAAAGTACAGCAGCAGAGGTCCAACAG gtatTAAACCGGTACTCGTCAGCCCCTCTGATCCCCGTGGCCCCTGCCCCCTTGGTGTCCATGCTGCCCACAGTGTCACTCCTGCCCTCTCCTGGTGGTGTGAGGGACTGCCTGAGGCTGAGGGGGCTGCCGTACACAGCGAGCATAGAGGACATCCTCACCTTCCTGGGCGAGTTTACACACGATATCAGACCACATGGTGTGCACATGGTCCTTAACCAGCAG GGTCGTCCATCAGGTGACTGCTTCATCCAGATGACCTCAGCAGAGCGGGCTATTCAGGCATCACAGCGGCTCCACAAGCATGTCATCTCCAGCCAGCGGGGGGCCAACAGCCGCTACGTGGAGGTGTTCTCCTGCAGCGCAGAGGAGATGGGCCTGGTGCTGATGGGAGGctcgctctcacacacacatacacacacacacacccggaACAGGAGTGGGACAGGGCTCAGCCCGCCGCCATGTAAGTCAAGAC GTTTATCTCCATCAGCCTACTCCTTCGCCCCTGCTCCACCTGTCATGTCTACAGAGGCTACTGCTGCCCTCTACCCTCCCATGGGTCAGATGTTGCTGGCCCCACGCCACCTGCCACCAGGACATGCCTACTACCCAGCCGCAGCTCAGCTATACATGAACTATGCTGCTTACTACCCTAG TCCTCCTGGCAATTATTATACTCATGATAATAATTTGAATTGCTTTGTGAGAGCTTGCTTTTGTCCAGCCCCCACAAAAACGTCACATGAAATTTTCAATCAGACGTGCTTAGTTACAGATTTACTGTACATGGtaatcacacaaaaaatgaacCACTTCCAGACTatcataaaaaaagatttgagagCTGACGGATTTCTTGTTAGACAGTGTTTACTTGCGGGATGTGTGCTGCTTCAAAAAAAACGTATTTACATCTTTGATTTTCAGAGCATTCTGTTTCCATAG
- the esrp1 gene encoding epithelial splicing regulatory protein 1 isoform X6: MTAQVDYLVVIFTATSGASGELLGSDEKELVQLVWQLVDVKNKKLGKLNELLIKPDLSDLTEQNDEEDVVEESVEEDNRSGADNVFTATSLETALNLFHLQLTNEVNSTGAGTSVCLCTDGQLHIRQVIHPEAASKNILVPDCFYSFFDLRKEFKKHFPASDLKALNVHIMAESLSIPVDVPAIWDPSATLDPSAILPAEIAVQQTQIMGSIALALLSEPFNHTFSTQERVSEKFESGTCSKMEKVCDNTVIRARGLPWQSSDQDIARFFRGLNIAKGGAALCLNAQGRRNGEALVRFVSEDHRDLALQRHKHHMGNRYIEVYKATGEDFLKIAGGTSNEVAMFLSREDQIIVRMRGLPFIATHEQVLNFFSPDEGLKDMCPVSGGKDGILFVRYPDGRPTGDAFVLFACEEHAQCALRKHKEILGRRYIELFKSTAAEVQQVLNRYSSAPLIPVAPAPLVSMLPTVSLLPSPGGVRDCLRLRGLPYTASIEDILTFLGEFTHDIRPHGVHMVLNQQGRPSGDCFIQMTSAERAIQASQRLHKHVISSQRGANSRYVEVFSCSAEEMGLVLMGGSLSHTHTHTHTRNRSGTGLSPPPCLSPSAYSFAPAPPVMSTEATAALYPPMGQMLLAPRHLPPGHAYYPAAAQLYMNYAAYYPSPPGSPTTLGFFPSPSSLSSLASSGGLIRMPGLTYSSNGVKDLINAVQAYQSPVESVSLLSSSLIGQSSGGDAPLMSLPALMTKPAGQYLDLNLL, from the exons atGACGGCGCAGGTAGACTACCTGGTGGTGATTTTCACCGCCACATCTGGCGCGAGCGGAGAGTTGCTGGGATCTGACGAGAAGGAACTAGTGCAGTTGGTTTGGCAGCTGGTGGATGTAAAGaacaaaaag TTGGGCAAGCTAAATGAGCTTCTCATTAAGCCGGACCTCTCAGACTTGACAGAGCAAAACGATGAGGAGGACGTGGTGGAGGAAAGCGTGGAAGAGGACAATAGATCCGGAGCAGATAATGTCTTTACAGCCACAAGTCTAGAGACAGCATTAAACCTG TTTCATCTACAACTGACAAACGAGGTGAACAGCACGGGCGCAGGcacgtctgtgtgtttgtgtacagacGGGCAGCTCCACATCCGTCAAGTGATTCACCCTGAGGCTGCAAGCAAG AACATCCTGGTCCCAGACTGTTTCTACTCATTCTTTGACCTTCGGAAAGAGTTCAAGAAGCACTTCCCCGCATCCGACCTCAAGgctttgaatgtacacatcATGGCAGAGT CTCTTAGTATACCTGTTGATGTGCCCGCCATATGGGACCCCTCAGCCACCCTGGATCCATCAGCCATATTGCCTGCAGAAATAGCAGTACAGCAGACCCAGATTATGGGCAGTATTGCCCTTGCCCTGCTTTCTGAGCCATTTA ACCACACATTTTCTACACAAGAGAGAGTTAGTGAGAAGTTTGAGTCTGGCACTTG cagtaAGATGGAGAAAGTCTGTGACAACACAGTGATCAGAGCCAGAGGGTTGCCATGGCAGTCTTCTGACCAGGACATTGCTCGATTCTTCAGAGGACTCAACATTGCAAA AGGAGGAGCTGCATTGTGTCTTAATGCTCAGGGGAGGAGGAACGGAGAAGCTCTTGTTCGTTTTGTCAGTGAAGATCACAGAGACCTGGCcctgcagagacacaaacaccACATGGGCAACAGATACATAGAG GTTTACAAAGCAACAGGAGAGGACTTCCTGAAGATAGCAGGAG GTACCTCCAATGAGGTTGCAATGTTCCTGTCTCGTGAGGACCAGATCATAGTGAGGATGCGAGGTCTTCCTTTCATAGCCACACATGAGCAGGTGCTGAACTTCTTCTCCCCGGACGAGGGCCTTAAAGACATGTGTCCGGTCAGCGGAGGAAAGGATGGCATCCTATTTGTTCGCTATCCAGACGGGCGTCCCACTGGCGAtgcctttgttttatttgcctgtGAGGAACACGCCCAGTGTGCTCTGAGGAAACACAAGGAAATCCTGGGGAGAAGATATATTGAGTTGTTCAAAAGTACAGCAGCAGAGGTCCAACAG gtatTAAACCGGTACTCGTCAGCCCCTCTGATCCCCGTGGCCCCTGCCCCCTTGGTGTCCATGCTGCCCACAGTGTCACTCCTGCCCTCTCCTGGTGGTGTGAGGGACTGCCTGAGGCTGAGGGGGCTGCCGTACACAGCGAGCATAGAGGACATCCTCACCTTCCTGGGCGAGTTTACACACGATATCAGACCACATGGTGTGCACATGGTCCTTAACCAGCAG GGTCGTCCATCAGGTGACTGCTTCATCCAGATGACCTCAGCAGAGCGGGCTATTCAGGCATCACAGCGGCTCCACAAGCATGTCATCTCCAGCCAGCGGGGGGCCAACAGCCGCTACGTGGAGGTGTTCTCCTGCAGCGCAGAGGAGATGGGCCTGGTGCTGATGGGAGGctcgctctcacacacacatacacacacacacacccggaACAGGAGTGGGACAGGGCTCAGCCCGCCGCCAT GTTTATCTCCATCAGCCTACTCCTTCGCCCCTGCTCCACCTGTCATGTCTACAGAGGCTACTGCTGCCCTCTACCCTCCCATGGGTCAGATGTTGCTGGCCCCACGCCACCTGCCACCAGGACATGCCTACTACCCAGCCGCAGCTCAGCTATACATGAACTATGCTGCTTACTACCCTAG TCCACCTGGCTCACCTACCACCTTAGGTTtcttcccctccccctcttccctttCCTCGCTCGCCTCCTCAGGGGGGTTGATTCGCATGCCAGGTCTGACCTACAGCAGCAATGGAGTCAAAGACCTCATTAATGCAGTGCAGGCATACCAG AGTCCTGTGGAGTCTGTGTCTCTCCTGAGCAGCAGTCTGATTGGTCAGTCCAGTGGCGGTGATGCTCCTCTCATGTCCCTCCCTGCTCTAATGACCAAGCCGGCGGGGCAGTACCTGGACCTGAACCTGCTGTAG